One Pantoea trifolii DNA segment encodes these proteins:
- a CDS encoding NAD-dependent succinate-semialdehyde dehydrogenase, which yields MTTSLLRTGWYCNEQWLESERTYEVNNPADDSVVAHVAHVGEAETTRAIDAATAALPAWRALTAKARAVILQRWYQLIVENQEALAQLVVQEQGKVLAEARGEVLYAASFIEWFAEEGKRANGKTIPSTKAGNLILTLKQPVGVVAAITPWNFPLAMLTRKLGPALAAGCTAIVKPANETPLSAFALLVLAEQAGVPPGVLNAVSGATVEIGHTLTHDDRVRKISFTGSTAVGKLLMRDAASSVKKLSLELGGNAPFIVFDDADIDAAVESAMAAKFRNSGQTCICVNRFYVQDGVYDRFVNKLADAARALKVAPGLTPGAQQGPLIHRRAMEKVETHVKDAMQHGARLLCGGERHALGGSFYQPTVLADANEQMLLAHEETFGPVAACFRFTTEDEVIARANATPYGLAAYLWTRDLARALRVTPQLESGMVGVNEGIISTEVAPFGGVKASGLGREGADVGLEEYLETQYVNIGQIGV from the coding sequence ATGACAACTTCACTGCTACGGACCGGCTGGTACTGCAATGAACAATGGCTGGAGAGCGAGCGCACCTATGAGGTGAATAATCCAGCCGATGATAGCGTGGTGGCGCACGTTGCTCACGTGGGTGAAGCCGAAACCACCCGTGCGATTGATGCGGCTACTGCTGCGCTGCCCGCCTGGCGCGCCCTGACCGCCAAAGCACGCGCGGTGATTTTGCAGCGCTGGTATCAATTGATCGTAGAAAACCAGGAAGCGTTGGCGCAACTGGTGGTGCAGGAACAAGGCAAAGTGCTGGCCGAAGCGCGTGGCGAAGTGCTGTACGCCGCCAGCTTTATTGAATGGTTCGCCGAAGAAGGCAAGCGCGCCAACGGCAAAACCATTCCGTCCACCAAAGCGGGCAATCTGATCCTGACGCTGAAACAGCCGGTTGGTGTGGTCGCTGCCATCACGCCATGGAATTTCCCGCTGGCGATGTTGACGCGCAAACTGGGCCCAGCGCTGGCGGCAGGTTGTACCGCCATCGTCAAACCCGCCAATGAAACGCCGCTGTCGGCTTTTGCCTTGCTGGTGCTGGCGGAGCAAGCCGGTGTACCGCCGGGCGTGCTGAATGCCGTGAGCGGCGCCACGGTGGAGATTGGCCATACGCTGACGCATGACGATCGCGTACGCAAAATCTCCTTCACCGGCTCAACGGCGGTGGGGAAATTGTTGATGCGTGATGCCGCCAGTTCGGTGAAGAAGTTGTCGCTGGAATTAGGCGGCAACGCGCCCTTTATCGTGTTCGACGATGCGGATATTGATGCAGCGGTAGAAAGCGCAATGGCGGCAAAATTCCGCAACAGCGGGCAAACCTGTATTTGCGTGAATCGCTTTTACGTGCAGGACGGCGTTTACGATCGTTTCGTCAATAAACTGGCCGATGCGGCGCGGGCATTGAAAGTGGCACCGGGTTTGACGCCAGGCGCGCAGCAAGGACCGCTGATCCATCGGCGCGCCATGGAGAAAGTTGAAACCCATGTTAAGGATGCGATGCAGCATGGTGCACGTTTGCTGTGCGGCGGTGAGCGTCATGCGCTGGGTGGCAGTTTCTATCAGCCCACGGTGCTCGCCGATGCCAATGAGCAGATGCTGCTGGCGCATGAGGAAACGTTCGGCCCGGTAGCCGCCTGCTTCCGCTTCACCACTGAAGATGAGGTGATCGCGCGCGCTAACGCCACGCCATATGGATTGGCGGCTTATCTGTGGACGCGTGATTTAGCCCGCGCGCTGCGCGTCACGCCACAGCTTGAAAGCGGCATGGTGGGCGTGAACGAAGGGATTATTTCCACCGAAGTGGCACCGTTTGGCGGCGTGAAGGCGTCAGGTTTGGGACGTGAAGGTGCGGATGTGGGGTTGGAGGAATATCTGGAAACGCAGTATGTCAATATTGGGCAGATTGGGGTA